The Streptomyces sp. NBC_00236 DNA window GCTCGGCGATGAACCGGTCGGCGCGGGCGGAACGGGCGGCCTGCTCGATCTGTTCGTCGGTGGCGTCCGGGAGGCCGTAGGCGATGTTGGCGCGGATGGTGTCGGAGAACAGGAAGCTGTCCTCCGGCACGAGGCCGATGGCGGCCCGCAGCGAGTCGAGGGTCAGTTCGCGGACGTCGTGTCCGCCGACGAGGACGGCGCCGTGCGTGACGTCGTAGAAGCGCGGCAGCAGGAGCGAGACGGTGGACTTGCCGCTGCCGGACGCGCCGACGACGGCGACGGTCTCGCCCGGTTCGATGGTCAGCGAGAAGCCGTCGAGTACGGGGCGGTCCTCGGTGTAGCCGAAGCGGACGTCGTCGAACTCGACGCCGGCGGGGATGCCGGCCGGCAGTTCCTTGGTGCCGTCCTGGAGGGACGGTTCGGTGTCGATCAGTTCCAGTACGCGCTCCACACCGGCGCGGGCCTGCTGGCCGACGGTGAGGACCATGGCGAGCATCCGGACCGGGCCGACGAGCTGGGCCAGGTAGGTGGAGAAGGCGACGAACGTGCCGAGGGTGATCTCGCCGCGGGTGGCGAGCCAGCCGCCGAGGGCGAGCATCGCGACCTGGCCGAGCGCGGGGACGGCCTGGAGCGCGGGGGTGTAGCGGGAGTTCAGCCGGATGGTGCGCAGCCGGCCGGCGAAGAGCCTGCGCCCGACCTCGCGCAGCTTGCCGGTCTCCTGGTCCTCCTGCCCGAAGCCCTTGACGACGCGGACGCCGGAGACGGCCCCGTCGACGACTCCGGCGACGGCGGCAGCCTGCGACTGGGCGTACCAGGTGGCGGGGAAGAGGCGGGTACGGGAGCGGCGCGCGATGAACCAGAGGGCGGGGGCGACGGCGACGGCGATGAGGGTCAGCAGCGGCGAGAGCCACGCCATGATGACCAGGGAGATGAGGAAGAGCAGGACGTTCCCGATGGTCATCGGGAGCATGAAGAGCAGGCTCTGGATCAGCTGGAGGTCGCTGGTGGCGCGGCCGACGACCTGTCCGGTGGAGAGCTCGTCCTGGCGTCTGCCGTCGAGGCGGGTGATCGTCCCGTAGATCTCGGTCCGCAGGTCGTGCTGCACGTCGAGGGCGAGCCGGCCCCCGTAGTAGCGGCGGATGTACGTGGAGACGTACACGAGCACGGCCGCGACGATCAGCAGTCCGGTCCAGACGGCCAGGGACCGGGTGTGGCCGACGACCACGTCGTCGATGATCACCTTGGTGACGAGGGGGACGAGGGCCATCACCGCCATGCCGGCGAGCGACGAGCCGAGCGCCAGCAGCACGTTGCGCCGGTAGCGCCAGGCGTAACCGCTCAGCCTCCGCGCCCAGCCGCGCGGCTGTCCGCCGCTTCCTTGCTCGCCTGCGTCCGACACGCGGTGCCTCCCGATCGACCTGCTGTACCGGAAGGCACCAACGCGGTGTGCTGCGGATTTCATCCCGCTGCAACAAATACGGGACCTTCGGCGTAGGTCCTTTCGTTCGGATCCGGCGGGCGGGACGAAGGGTTCTAGGCCGGTTCGGTGGCGGTCTGCGCAGGGCGGGCCGTGAGTCGCCCCAGATGGTGGAAGAACAGATTGAGCAGGACGGCCGACAGCGTGCCGAGCATGATGCCGCTCTCGAAGAGCACCTGGAGCTGCCGCGTGGGCATGTGCTCCGCGAACTGGGGACAGGCGGTCGGCAGGAACCCGATGCCGAGGCTCGCCGCGACCAGCACGGTGTTCCGGGCATCGGAGAGGTCGGCCTTGACGAGGATCTGCACGCCGACCACGGCGATCGTGGAGAACAGGACGATGGTCGCGCCGCCCAGCACGGCGGCCGGCATGGCGGCGACCACCGCACCCACCTTGGGCATCAGGCCGAGGATCAGCATGAGCACGCCGGCCGCCGCGACGATCCAGCGGGAGGTGACACGGGTCAGCCGCAGCAGTCCGACATTCTGCGAGTAGACCGTGGTCGGGAAGGAATTGATCAGCCCGGCCAGGACGGTCGCCAGTCCGTCGGCGCGCAGGGCGCGGGTGATGTCCCGTTCGTCGACCTCCCGTCCGGCTATCTCTCCGACAGCGAAGAACTGACCGATGGACTCCACCGCGATGATCACGAGGACGAGCACGATCGCGAGGACAGCCATGACGTCGAAGCGCGGTGCGCCGTAGTGCAGGGGGGCCTGCATGCCGACCCAGTCGGCCTTGCCTATGCCGGAGAAGTCCGTACGCCCCACGGTCGCGGCCAGTGCCGTTCCGGCGGCGAGGCCCACGAGCACGGCGACGGAGGCGAGGAATCCCCTGGCGAACCGGGCCTGCCACAACTCCGCGGTGATGTCGGCGCGGCGGGCTTCGAAGTCGGTCAGATCGACGACCCGGATGTCCCGGGCCACGGTCGCGGTCCCGGTAGCGGCGCCCATCCGCCGCTCCCGGTCGAGCTCCTGCTCGGCCCCGGTCTCCCGCTCGGCGGGCATGCGGTACGGCTCTGTGGTCAACGTGGTTCTCCCTCTTCGCGGCGTACGCGGCCGTCGAGCCGGTACGCGGGGGAACGAAGCGCGGTCACCGCCCCCGGCGCTTCCACCGACCCGCGCAGGGCGGACCGGGCACGCACGCACCGGCCTTGCTGCCGGACGCGTCGTGAGCTTGCAGCCCCGGGCCTGCGGGCGGATGAGCCCGTCGCCCCGGGAGCTGCGCGATGCCGAGAGTCTTGCGCCCAGGTGTTACGGGAGAGCTACGGAAGGTGTCCCCTACGTTAAAGCGGCTTCCCCCGAGGCCGGTACGTGTCTCCTCCGGGGAGTTGTGGGCCCAGGGCCTCGACGTGACGTCGCAGGCCGTGAAGTCGAGGAGACGGGCTCCAGGTCGCGTCCGCACAGCGTCGGCGTCCGCCCCGCGGGCCCGACGGGACCTCGCGGACACGACCTGGGTCCTCGGACGGACTACTGCGGGGACACGGTGAGCATCCGGCCGGCCGGCGCCTCGGGCACCGGCGGGATCGCCTCCTGGAGGAAGGGTGTCACGGTGGAGACGTCCGCACGGTGCAGGGTGCGGGCGGACAGGTCGCGCATGATGCGCGGTTTCGCGGGCGGCAGGTTCAGGTCGTGGTGCACGACCTTGGCGACGGCCTGGATGGTGTTGACGCCGTCCGTCATCGTCTTGTTGTCCTGGGTCAGCACCGTGAGCACGTAGTCGTGGCCCTTGCCCGTGAAGGCGCCGATGCTGTGGACCCGCCAGCCATGGGTGGCGCGCTGCAGCCAGCCGTTCTTGACGTGGACGGTGACTCCCGCCGGGGCCCCGGCGGGGGTGCCCCAGCGCTGGCCGGAGACGACCTTGCGCATCAGGCCGAGCTCGTAGGAGCGGGCGCTGTCGGTGAGCACGGAGTTCTTCGCGGTGAGGAGGAGCAGCAGCCGTTGCTCGTCCTGGGCGGTGATCTGGGTCAGCCCCCAGTAGCCGCCGGAGCCGGGCACGGTGTGTGTCATCCCGGCCGCCTTGAGGAACGCGTTGACCTTGGTGACACCGAGCTGCTTCCACAGGGCGGTGGTCGCGTTGTTGTCGGACTTGGTGATCATCGCGGTGCTGAGGTCGGCCTCGCGCTGCGTGAGGTGGCGGCCGTGCTTGGCGTTGTCCCAGAGCAGTGTGGCCAGCACGGTCGCCTTCACGACGCTGGCGGAGTCGTACTTCGACGTGGCCCGGAGCGTGCACGTGGTCTTCGTGGTCCGGTCGTAGAGGGACACCGCGGTGGTCGACTTGCGCCCCTTGAGCGCGGCGGTGATGTCCTTCGACAGCTTGGCGGCGAGCCCGGCCCTCGCCGAGGTGCAGCTCGCCGTCGGTGTGGCGGCCGCGGCGGGTGCCGCGGTGACCGCCACGGGTGCGAGCACTCCGACGGCGAGCGCGGCGCAGAGTGCGCCACGGGCACGTCGGGATATGCGGGGTGTCGTCATGTGTGTGGCTTCCCGTCCCCTGAGGTTCGTGGGCACGCCCCCCGGCGTGCCCACTGGGTTGACTCGCGGACGGGCGGAAAGTTGTACGGCGAAGGTGGTTCGTGCCCGAATTCGTGAGCGATGCCGTGCCGGATCCCGTGCACGTCTCGTCGCGGCGTTCCG harbors:
- a CDS encoding solute carrier family 23 protein, with protein sequence MTTEPYRMPAERETGAEQELDRERRMGAATGTATVARDIRVVDLTDFEARRADITAELWQARFARGFLASVAVLVGLAAGTALAATVGRTDFSGIGKADWVGMQAPLHYGAPRFDVMAVLAIVLVLVIIAVESIGQFFAVGEIAGREVDERDITRALRADGLATVLAGLINSFPTTVYSQNVGLLRLTRVTSRWIVAAAGVLMLILGLMPKVGAVVAAMPAAVLGGATIVLFSTIAVVGVQILVKADLSDARNTVLVAASLGIGFLPTACPQFAEHMPTRQLQVLFESGIMLGTLSAVLLNLFFHHLGRLTARPAQTATEPA
- a CDS encoding serine hydrolase; translated protein: MTTPRISRRARGALCAALAVGVLAPVAVTAAPAAAATPTASCTSARAGLAAKLSKDITAALKGRKSTTAVSLYDRTTKTTCTLRATSKYDSASVVKATVLATLLWDNAKHGRHLTQREADLSTAMITKSDNNATTALWKQLGVTKVNAFLKAAGMTHTVPGSGGYWGLTQITAQDEQRLLLLLTAKNSVLTDSARSYELGLMRKVVSGQRWGTPAGAPAGVTVHVKNGWLQRATHGWRVHSIGAFTGKGHDYVLTVLTQDNKTMTDGVNTIQAVAKVVHHDLNLPPAKPRIMRDLSARTLHRADVSTVTPFLQEAIPPVPEAPAGRMLTVSPQ